The following is a genomic window from Nicotiana tabacum cultivar K326 chromosome 3, ASM71507v2, whole genome shotgun sequence.
TCATTGTCCTTTGCGAAATTGAACTAGACGAATCCACTACCAATTACATCGAGTCACAAAACAATAaatagaaaaggaagaaagaaacaGAAGAAAATCATTTACTTGTTTGAGCCTTCAGTTTGTGGTAAGAAACAAGAAAAAGATATTGAACAATTTCAACTTGGATCTTCGATCTCCTATGTTAGAGACGACCTATGATTTTTTTAGGGGGAAAATATGGTAAATTTTTGGGTTTGGGGGAAGGGGTAAAGAATCTATTTTTTTACCGGTGGAATCCTCTGTGTcaataaaaaaatcaattttcATGCACCTATTTTTAATTAACGTCACGTTATATTACAAGTCGAACACTCTGTATTTAATTGACACATATTAAAAGACGTTTGAGTGCCTCGTAGGAAAGACCTAAACTTTATGTGTCCATATAAAAGTGGGTGCCAAGTTTCGGTGCCTGTCGATGTATTTGGCCTAAATTTAACTAGATTTCATGAATTGAAACCACAACTGTGGCAATTTGGAGTCTTGTACTTGCAGACGAGCAAAGTAACGGACACACCAAAAAAAGAAGGAAACCCCGAAAAACAGACCTTGCCTCATATTCAGTTGGCATTTTCGTTTTACAAAAACCCTAAACAATTTTGAAATAGCAAAGTGAGAAAGTTTATCATCTTCTTCAACCATGGCAGAAGCAAATTCTGTGACTCAAAGCTCTGAACAGCCCAACAAATTGCCTGAAGCTGTGGCAAATCAAAACCCGCTGCCAAACATTCCTGAAAATGAAGCTGAAAAAAGTGGGCCTCAAAGTAAGTTTGGTCTCTGGTCTTTAAAGCTATTGAAACTATCAATTGGTCATATTTAACTTGAGTGATGATAAAAATTGAGCTTTTGTGATATCTCATTTTTGCAACTTTACAGGATGGTCGGGATTTAGTATTTTTAATCTGCGGAACCATCACTTATGTGTCTGTAACTTGTCAAGTGTGGATATACTTGACTTCCAGAGTAATAAAAAAATATGATGTGTCTGTGTTCCTAatttttgtttcattatttgAAGCTCGTCACTGTTGGGTTATCTATAGCTTTAAACTTTAGTAACTACGGTCGATTTTGATTTAGTCTCATGGATTTATATTCGGGAAACTGTTATTTAGGGATTAATCACCAGACCGCTATTTAAAGGTAGAGGACCATCACACATACCCATTGGTGGTACTGGGAGCTTTAATGAACTGATTTAGAAGATAAGAGGGCTGAATAAGTAGGATGATGCATCCTAACCCCTACTCGCcggaagtttttatttttttattttctctgaagaattacttgaaaaatcGGTGCATGATTTAATTGATTTGCATGCACGTAGATAGGTGTATGCTAGTGTATATATTATGAACTATGTAGTAGTTTCCTAGTTAGTTCTCTGTTTTGAGAAAGATGTATTATGCATATGTTTTGAATGGAAACTGACCCTCAAAATCTTCCTCTGTTTAGCCTTTTTATAGAAGACGACGGACagtatttttttttggttaactTGTTTTAAACTATTGGAACATAATGCGTTTATGATACTAGCTCCACTTTTCTGAGTTGCTCCTTGTCATTTCTTGTTATAGAGATTCCTGATACACACAAGAACCGCCTTCAAGAGTTCACCCAACGATCATCCCTTGATCGCCCTGTTTATCACACTGTCAATGAAGGCTCTCAGCATGCACCTCTCTTTAGATCCAGTGTCTTGGTTGATCGGTTTTGGTATACATCTCCTAGCACATTTTCACAGTTAAAGGTTGCGGAGCAGGACGCTGCAAAGGTTGCCTTGACTGGCGtgaaagaaaagatgaaacaTGAAGGGTGCCCTCTTATTCGTGAGGTTTGTGTATCATTGCAAAATAATAGATCTATGACATTTAGCTAATATAAGAGTCCAAATGGCTTGTATCTAGTTGCTACGTGATTTCTCAAAGGAACACTCTTCTTTAAGgcatgttttatttttaataaatgcTCTTTTTTAGAAATTGTCCTTGAATTTTATTATTTCTTTGGGCAATGTCTTAGCAGCTATTATTAGGGTTAGAGTACTGGATATCTGGAGGTTAACAAGGTTGATTATGATCATCCTGAAGTATGGCACTGCTAATGTTGTAATATGAGATGAAGGTCTCTTCTTTTTCCAACTGAAGAGATCAATAGACGAAAGCTTGAAATTTGTAAAGTGAATAATAAAGCACACTCATGTGCTTCATATAAGGATGCGTAGGCCGATGCATCATAGTTTTGTATTCATTTTATAGATCTATGACTATTAAGAAATTCATTGTTGATCTATCCCCGATCTATTTAACTTGTGAATATTGAGGAAAGGTTCAAAGTGTAATACTCTGAGATATTTTCTTTATCAATGATTTAAGAGAGTATGCTAATGTGTAGGCATTCTCTCCAAAATCTTTATCTCAGTATATAAACAGTCTCCAAAGTGCTGGTCAATAATTACCAAGTACAAGTTCTTGCAAAGAAGAATTTTTCAATATCTATATGTTTAGTCTCAGAGTTTCCTATTATGTGCAACTTCCTCAAAAACTTAGTGTCAGCGAAATGCCCAAGGAAGTGATTTTCTTCACTTGCTCTCTATTATCCATCCTCATGTTCGTTTTCTTTGTCATCACACAATCGGTTTTAACTTCATAGCAGTGGTAGTTATGGCAAATATTATATGTTTGATGTTGATGAATGGGTTTCTATAACTTTCTATTTTAGACCCAGGGAAGTAGATGTGATGGTGGCGCTAtcacaaaaaaagaaaacaaaagaagatgTGATGGTGGCATGTGACAAGTTTATCTAAGAAATGTCTGTCTGAAAGATGGTATTCTTCTTTGGTTAGTAATGAGTGGGTTAATGACTTAATTCAATTGGCCGGTTCAGATGACCTTCTCATAACCCCGTAATAGTAAAGACAAAGCTGATTATGGATTGAAAAATTCACAGTTCTGGTAGATGATTTACCATTTTAGTGAGTGAAACGAGATTCTCTTTGATTGAAGTTTTTAACAGTCCTGTTTTTCAACACGAGCTGTGAACCTGTAGTGCccgtaatttttttaaaacaacagtGGTGTCCAAGTCATCTTGGGCGCACCTTGGCTAATTCCATGGGATACTTCGGACATAATTATGTGCAAACATTTACCTTATATGGTGCTTTAACTTTTAATGCTCTGCTGTATAGATGAAATCTCTGAGACTTTAGTTCTTTTTTAACTTACCATAACTTATTATCAACTCTAATTACAGATATTGTTAGGTTGAAGCTGATAAAAGCGTTCTTCTTGCTAACGGTCATATGAAAATTAGTCAACTCTGAAGTGCTATTCGTCTTCTttccagcatcatcaataaaCTGCAGATGACTTTTTAGTAAATACTAAATAATAAGTTCAGCAAAAAAAAGTTTGTCAATTACTGTAGCTCTCCGTTATTGTGTTTATAAGCATACTAAAATCAACACAATAGGATTCTGCTATGTTCTTCATTATAGACTTGTCTGTATTTTATGGTGTTATTGaacttgtatgtattttgaaaAGAGCATATGAAGACCTTTATATTGAAAGCTGAAATTGAAAAGATAAAAAAACTCTTAATCTTACTGAATTAGGTGAAGATTACATACCATGCATGGAAGAGTTTATACTAAGGTATAAATTACAAGCATATTTCCTTTCTAATTTTACATAGTCAAAGGATATTTGGTTATAacctaagttgctccgacatggCAGTTTAGGTGCCGAACCCGTGTCGACATGACACTAGTATGAGTGTGGGTGTAACAATTTCAAGTACTTTGACCATGATGGACTGAAAAATTCGAgtcgagatacaatttgattcccgaaatcagaaccaaaactaggctaaatctgaagaaaatagcataccttatctaagaaatcaatcatttacttatctacagcttgagaataaaaaagagaTTCACACTTTGCAAGCTATACGTAAGaattccacaaaatttctcataatttagagatatttttatatttttattgttttgaattatttttagccggatccccgcacccgtatccgtactaggatccgTATCCCCAAATtttagaatttacatctcgaaggatccgacctctagatccgcacccgtgtcggacacCCGCACCCGTATCCGAGCAACTTAGGTTATAACACTAACTGTACGGTATTGAAAATATTCATTATGGATATCCTGGAGTAGTAAGCTCCTTGACAGTATTAACTTTCTACCTTAAGTACATTCATGGTGTGTATATTTTCTAAAaggttttttgatttttcatttcaAATATAAACTCTTAAAAAATTCAAAGTAAGATCATATTTTTTGAGATGTTTTCacgatagagagagagagagaaagagagagaagtaATAGGCTATTTTTCTTTAGCATTGTGACTTTGGACATTTCTGTTCATTTTTTACATATCATGGATGTATAGACATTCTGACACAAAATTAGGTTGGTTTATTTATGAAGTGTTAAAGAGCCAGAGAATTGAGATAATGGAGAAACTTTCGGTTAGAGCTGTTGTACTGATGTGGCGTTTGGATCTTAGATCTAGTATGCTGGTCCATCATTTATATAATTTCTGAATATCTAAAATTTATGCTTCAAAGATTAGTTAATCCAATTCTGTCTCACTCTTGGTCAAATCGGCCCCATTGAAGTTTCTTGATCCATTTACTCCAAACCTGGAAGACAATCTGACAAATGTTTCTCCTTTTTCATATTACTTATGCTGATTTACCTTTTGTACTTTTGTCTAGGATACGGTGTTTTGCAAGTCTATCTTGAATGAGTATGCTGTTAAGATGAAGCTTGAGAAACCTATTTATCATACAGTTCAACCTGAGGGGTTGCTTCCTGTTTTCAAGTCTACAGCAGTCTTTAATGGTAATCAGTATATGGGAGAAACtgggaaaaacaagaaagaagcTGAACAAATGGCAGCTCGAGCAGCGGTTATGTCCATTTTAGGTCAATCGCCTTCAACCAAATTCCGCTCCTGGAAAAGGAAGGGAATCTTAATATCCAGTCTTTCAAGTATTTGCTTTGTAACAAAGTGTTTAACTTTTCATCAATTCTTTTGCAGAAACTGATTCTGGAACCATGATGTTGGAGATCATCAAGTCTAAGCGCAAGCTTTATGTTGCACTGGATAAAGTTCAGGATACAGGTGATATTAATGCTGGCTTCATGCCAACGGAACTTAACCGTCCAGTTCGTGTGAATAAAAGGAAAGAAGTTGAAGTTATTGAGGATGCTGGGGAAAAGACTTATTCTGGACTTTTAGCGTGTAGTTTGGGACAGCCTAGTGATATTCAGGCACTTAATCAGCTTCATGTCTTTAAAAGACCAAAATTGGCATCTTCATCAGTGGAAGTTGCTCCTCCCATGGTATTTGTGCCCCCTGTCGTGGATCCATCTTTGCTATGTTCAACTTCAGGAAAGAGACGTAATCGGCGAAACAAGAAAAATGCAAAGAAGGATGTGCAAGTTGACCCTCAGTAAGTTTTATAATTGAATGATTTTAAAGGTTCTGCCAGAATTAGATTCGCTGAACTTTTTTATTTCATGGAACTTAAAGTCCTGTATAAGAAGCCCGTTCTATGTTCACAACCAAGTCAACTAGCGCTCTgctcattttttcttctgtatATAATCCTTTTTTCTCTTCGCTGATGGGCGGCTAATCCTATCTGTTTGCCCCTCAGTTTTACATTCTCCCGCGTACTTCGGTCATTGCAATTTCTTCTCAACTCTAGCAAGTTGGTTTCTGGTCAAACATACCTTGTCAAGTCATGAGTCTGTTAGTTGACCATATTATAAATATCTTATCGAGATGAACACAACAGTAAAAGTCTCGCCCACCAAGTTTTTAAAAAACACAACAGTGCATTTGTTTCACATGCCTCATGCACCATCAATTGTCTATGGTTGATTTAATTAGTTAATATCAACTAA
Proteins encoded in this region:
- the LOC107818223 gene encoding double-stranded RNA-binding protein 7, with the protein product MAEANSVTQSSEQPNKLPEAVANQNPLPNIPENEAEKSGPQKIPDTHKNRLQEFTQRSSLDRPVYHTVNEGSQHAPLFRSSVLVDRFWYTSPSTFSQLKVAEQDAAKVALTGVKEKMKHEGCPLIREDTVFCKSILNEYAVKMKLEKPIYHTVQPEGLLPVFKSTAVFNGNQYMGETGKNKKEAEQMAARAAVMSILETDSGTMMLEIIKSKRKLYVALDKVQDTGDINAGFMPTELNRPVRVNKRKEVEVIEDAGEKTYSGLLACSLGQPSDIQALNQLHVFKRPKLASSSVEVAPPMVFVPPVVDPSLLCSTSGKRRNRRNKKNAKKDVQVDPQAPGAMLPLTQLPPCSVAQ